A portion of the Liberibacter crescens BT-1 genome contains these proteins:
- the uppS gene encoding polyprenyl diphosphate synthase has product MTFSLLQSVPEHVAIIMDGNGRWASARGLPRSVGHRKGVDAVFEVVMAAEEIGIRYLTLYAFSSENWSRPNVEISELISIFKDFFNCNLEQLETKNVHVRVIGGRSGLNNEMLYFLNEIEARTCANTGLNLVIAFNYGSRDEIFRTIISLVRDIEMGNLCLQDITPALIGERLDTAGIPDPDLIIRTGGEERLSNFLLWQSAYSELVFLPNYWPDFSKELFFSVIEKYRLRDRRYGGLSKKQTRVIS; this is encoded by the coding sequence ATGACATTTTCATTGCTTCAATCAGTTCCTGAGCATGTTGCTATCATTATGGACGGTAATGGTCGTTGGGCTAGTGCACGTGGCTTGCCACGTTCTGTTGGTCATCGTAAGGGTGTTGATGCCGTATTTGAAGTGGTAATGGCTGCTGAAGAGATAGGTATTAGGTATTTAACGCTTTATGCTTTTTCTTCTGAGAATTGGAGTAGGCCTAATGTTGAGATATCAGAGCTCATTAGTATTTTTAAGGATTTTTTTAATTGTAATCTTGAGCAATTAGAAACCAAAAATGTACATGTCCGTGTTATAGGTGGGCGTAGTGGTTTAAATAATGAGATGTTGTATTTTTTAAATGAGATTGAGGCACGTACTTGTGCTAATACGGGATTAAATTTAGTAATTGCATTTAATTACGGTTCGCGAGATGAAATTTTTCGAACTATTATAAGTCTTGTAAGAGATATAGAGATGGGTAATTTGTGTTTGCAAGATATAACTCCAGCTTTAATAGGAGAGCGTTTGGATACAGCAGGCATTCCTGATCCAGATCTTATTATTCGTACAGGTGGTGAAGAAAGATTATCTAATTTTTTGCTTTGGCAATCAGCTTATTCTGAATTGGTTTTTTTACCTAACTATTGGCCTGATTTTTCAAAAGAACTTTTTTTTTCTGTAATTGAAAAGTATAGACTTCGTGATAGAAGATACGGCGGTTTATCAAAAAAACAGACAAGAGTGATATCTTGA
- the rseP gene encoding RIP metalloprotease RseP — translation MSFVLSYVIPFLSVIYLVVLVHEFGHYIAGRLCGIQAVVFSLGFGPEIFGFMSRSGVRWKFSAIPLGGYVRFLGGERSSHVQSASSVVKNSKDKGQNSFLGASLWKRSLVVVAGPLANFLMTAMIFTFLFYKNGIIIIDPIVSQIEPGSPAAEAGIKPGDLLVSVDGHQISSFQDVMLYVQSHPKKEMIFILKRQDKDFVKFAITPRMEKITNALGQKVSVPLIGLKVYSVKSKHQFLTLPEAFFMGLYEIHDIVKATLQYFYNVLSGQMKSDQITGPIGVAKIAKHMSDIGFEALVRFLAFISLSVGLINLMPIPILDGGHLMLYFLEAVRGKPLGELSEKIVLQIGLILVLVLTVVATRNDVSGLINSFKQ, via the coding sequence ATGTCCTTTGTTTTAAGTTATGTTATTCCATTTTTGAGTGTTATTTATTTGGTTGTTCTTGTTCATGAATTTGGCCATTATATAGCAGGTCGTTTATGTGGTATACAAGCGGTAGTTTTTTCTTTGGGATTTGGGCCGGAAATTTTTGGTTTTATGAGTCGTTCTGGGGTGCGTTGGAAGTTTTCTGCTATTCCACTTGGAGGCTATGTTCGTTTTTTAGGTGGAGAAAGAAGTTCACATGTTCAGAGCGCATCTTCTGTTGTTAAAAACTCTAAGGATAAGGGTCAGAATTCTTTTTTAGGTGCAAGTCTTTGGAAAAGGTCATTGGTTGTTGTTGCTGGTCCATTAGCAAATTTTTTGATGACAGCAATGATTTTTACATTTCTTTTTTATAAAAATGGAATAATTATTATTGATCCTATCGTTTCACAAATTGAACCTGGAAGTCCTGCTGCAGAAGCTGGAATTAAGCCAGGGGATTTGCTTGTGTCTGTTGATGGCCATCAAATATCTTCTTTTCAGGATGTTATGCTTTATGTACAGTCGCATCCCAAAAAGGAGATGATTTTCATATTAAAGCGTCAAGATAAGGACTTCGTGAAGTTTGCAATAACTCCTCGTATGGAAAAAATAACTAATGCTTTGGGTCAAAAAGTTTCAGTTCCTTTGATAGGTCTTAAGGTATATAGTGTTAAAAGCAAGCATCAATTCCTAACTTTACCTGAAGCTTTTTTCATGGGATTATATGAAATACATGATATTGTTAAAGCTACTTTGCAATATTTTTATAATGTTCTTTCTGGGCAAATGAAGAGTGATCAGATTACTGGTCCGATTGGTGTGGCAAAAATTGCAAAACATATGTCAGATATAGGATTTGAGGCTCTTGTTAGATTTTTAGCTTTTATTTCGTTGTCTGTTGGTTTGATTAATTTAATGCCTATTCCAATTCTTGATGGTGGACATTTGATGTTATATTTCCTTGAGGCTGTTCGAGGCAAGCCTTTAGGAGAGCTATCAGAAAAAATTGTTTTACAGATTGGGTTAATTTTGGTTCTTGTGTTAACGGTTGTTGCAACTCGAAATGATGTTTCTGGTTTAATAAACTCATTTAAACAATAA
- a CDS encoding HIT family protein: MGQEILKVYDEENVFIKIIRGDIKACKVYEDKTTLAIMDIMPQAPGHVLILPKDRSRNLLDAQEKTLLSIIIIVQKIALACQKAFQADGIKILQFNELEAGQTVFHLHFHVIPCKSTPLTLHHSDSFAERKLEDPSILELNAQKIQKELNNS, translated from the coding sequence ATGGGACAAGAAATCTTAAAAGTCTACGATGAAGAGAATGTTTTTATAAAAATAATCAGAGGAGATATCAAAGCATGTAAAGTATACGAAGATAAAACAACGCTTGCTATAATGGATATTATGCCTCAAGCTCCAGGACATGTCTTAATACTTCCAAAAGATCGCTCAAGAAATCTCCTTGACGCTCAAGAAAAAACACTACTTAGTATTATAATTATTGTGCAAAAAATTGCTTTAGCATGTCAAAAAGCCTTTCAAGCAGATGGTATAAAAATTCTGCAGTTCAATGAATTAGAAGCAGGACAAACAGTTTTTCATTTACATTTCCATGTTATCCCTTGTAAAAGCACTCCTTTGACACTTCATCATAGTGATTCCTTTGCAGAAAGAAAATTAGAAGATCCCTCAATCCTAGAGTTAAATGCTCAAAAAATTCAGAAAGAATTAAATAATTCGTAA
- the dapE gene encoding succinyl-diaminopimelate desuccinylase — protein MTSMDPLDNLIKLIRCPSITPSEGGALSVLSNILEPLGFSITRITESESGIPDVENLYARLGTQSPHLMFAGHTDVVPTGDEKEWKHPPFSATIENNKIYGRGAVDMKGAIACFAAAIARFIKTNGHPKGSISFLITGDEEGLAINGTSKLLAWAAKKGETWDACIVGEPTSNYKLGDTIKIGRRGSLSGFITIHGVQGHVAYQHLSDNPIHSILPILDSLIYPSFDTGNSNFLPTNLEITTIDVGNPALNVIPGKAHAAFNVRFNNLWTVSTLMKEIDTRINQAAQNMLIKRNNTPINYTLKFNTSPSEAFLTYNNTLIPILKKTIENITGINPELSTSGGTSDSRFIKDYCPVIEFGLVGKTMHMINEHADLFDLEILTKIYENFIKNWFNCFSKRS, from the coding sequence ATAACATCTATGGATCCTTTAGATAATTTAATCAAATTAATACGCTGTCCATCAATTACACCATCAGAAGGAGGAGCTTTATCAGTTCTTTCTAATATCTTAGAACCACTAGGCTTTTCTATTACAAGAATTACTGAAAGTGAATCAGGGATACCAGATGTTGAAAATCTTTATGCTCGCCTTGGAACTCAGAGCCCGCATCTAATGTTTGCTGGGCACACAGACGTTGTTCCAACAGGAGATGAAAAAGAATGGAAACATCCGCCATTTTCAGCAACTATTGAAAATAATAAAATATATGGACGTGGAGCCGTAGATATGAAAGGCGCTATTGCCTGTTTTGCTGCAGCAATAGCACGTTTTATTAAGACGAATGGTCATCCCAAAGGCTCAATTTCATTCTTAATAACTGGTGACGAAGAAGGCTTAGCAATAAATGGCACCTCTAAACTTCTTGCATGGGCTGCTAAAAAAGGTGAAACTTGGGATGCTTGTATCGTGGGAGAACCTACAAGCAATTATAAGCTTGGAGATACAATAAAAATCGGACGTAGAGGAAGTTTATCAGGATTTATTACTATTCATGGTGTACAAGGACATGTAGCGTATCAACACCTATCAGACAACCCAATTCATAGTATTTTACCGATATTAGATTCGTTAATATATCCATCTTTTGATACAGGAAATTCTAATTTCCTTCCAACAAATCTTGAAATTACAACAATAGATGTCGGGAATCCTGCCCTCAATGTTATACCAGGAAAAGCTCATGCTGCTTTCAATGTAAGATTTAATAATCTTTGGACTGTTTCAACTTTAATGAAAGAAATTGATACTCGTATAAACCAAGCAGCTCAAAACATGCTTATAAAACGCAACAACACACCAATAAATTATACCCTTAAATTTAACACATCCCCAAGTGAAGCATTTTTAACATATAACAATACATTAATCCCTATTCTTAAAAAAACAATAGAAAATATCACTGGAATAAACCCAGAACTCTCCACAAGCGGAGGGACTTCTGATTCTCGTTTTATCAAAGATTACTGCCCTGTAATAGAATTTGGTCTCGTAGGAAAAACAATGCACATGATTAATGAACATGCAGACCTTTTTGATCTTGAGATTCTTACAAAGATCTATGAAAATTTTATAAAGAATTGGTTTAATTGTTTTTCAAAAAGATCATAA
- a CDS encoding MucR family transcriptional regulator yields MVNNNSIDASEKLLELTVGIVAAYVGNHVVPMTEIGCLIADVHSILKNTVSQTLNQITSDIEKSKPAVPIRKSIEDGFLVCLEDGMKFKSLKRHLMTYHNMTPEEYRLKWGLPSDYPMVSKDYANARSKLAKDMGLGKNRKKNQVS; encoded by the coding sequence ATGGTTAACAATAATTCTATAGATGCTTCTGAAAAGTTATTAGAATTGACTGTTGGTATAGTTGCTGCATATGTTGGAAATCATGTGGTTCCTATGACAGAGATTGGGTGTTTAATTGCAGATGTGCACTCAATTTTGAAGAATACTGTTTCGCAAACTTTAAATCAAATAACTTCAGATATTGAAAAATCTAAACCAGCAGTGCCAATACGTAAATCTATTGAAGATGGTTTTTTAGTTTGTCTTGAAGATGGTATGAAGTTTAAATCTTTGAAGCGTCATCTTATGACATATCATAATATGACTCCTGAAGAATATAGGTTAAAATGGGGGTTACCCAGTGACTATCCAATGGTTTCTAAGGATTATGCTAATGCTCGTTCAAAACTTGCTAAAGATATGGGGCTTGGAAAAAATCGTAAAAAGAATCAAGTTTCTTAA
- the rpsB gene encoding 30S ribosomal protein S2 has protein sequence MALPEFTMRQLLENGVQFGHMSCLWNPKMESYIFGERNNIHIIDLSQTVPMLHNALKVVSDTVARGGRVLYVGTKRQAADIIAQSAKRSAQYYVNSRWLGGMMTNWKTVSNSIQRLRKLDEIISKEAQGLTKKERLNLDRKRNKLEKALGGIRDIGALPDLMFIIDTNRERLAIEEARRLKIPIVAVVDTNSNPDFIDYPIPGNDDSSRSIALYCDLISRAVIDGIARQQSASGQNIGASEELPYDVELNSASSD, from the coding sequence ATGGCACTTCCTGAATTTACAATGCGTCAGCTTCTTGAGAATGGCGTTCAATTTGGCCATATGAGCTGTTTATGGAATCCGAAGATGGAGTCTTATATCTTTGGAGAACGAAACAATATACATATCATAGATCTCTCCCAAACAGTTCCGATGTTGCATAATGCATTAAAAGTTGTGTCAGATACTGTAGCTCGCGGAGGTCGTGTTTTGTATGTTGGTACCAAGAGGCAGGCGGCAGATATAATTGCACAATCTGCAAAACGTTCAGCTCAATATTATGTAAATTCTCGGTGGCTTGGCGGTATGATGACGAATTGGAAGACTGTTTCCAATTCCATTCAAAGGCTTCGTAAGCTTGATGAAATTATAAGTAAAGAAGCTCAAGGTTTAACTAAAAAAGAGCGTTTAAATCTTGATCGTAAGCGTAATAAGCTTGAAAAAGCCTTGGGTGGTATTCGTGATATAGGTGCCTTACCTGATTTAATGTTTATTATTGATACAAACAGGGAAAGGCTTGCTATTGAAGAGGCTCGTAGATTGAAGATCCCTATAGTAGCTGTGGTTGATACTAATTCAAACCCAGATTTTATAGATTATCCTATACCTGGTAATGATGATTCTTCTAGGTCTATTGCTCTGTATTGCGATCTTATCTCGCGTGCAGTTATTGATGGAATTGCTCGCCAGCAAAGTGCTTCTGGTCAAAATATAGGTGCTTCTGAAGAGTTGCCGTATGATGTTGAGTTAAATTCGGCTTCTTCTGATTGA
- the pnp gene encoding polyribonucleotide nucleotidyltransferase, producing MFDINTVEIEWAGRLLKLETGRIARQADGSVLATYGQTVVLATVVSAKDNKSYQDFFPLTVNYQEKTYAVGKIPGGYLKRESRPTETETLVSRLIDRSIRPLFVESYKNDTQVIVNVIQHDLENDPHVVGVIAASAALTLSGVPFIGPLAGARVIYLNGEYILNPHLDEIEKGCLDLFVAGTHDAIIMVESEAKELSENVMLDAIMFGYRSFQPVIDAIIKLAEVSAKEPRVLLDVKSCLELEHEMLEYVENDLRNAYKITEKNARYEAIEAIKDKVNSKFFVENSEELPWSCEEIASVFKKIQSKIVRGNIINENIRIDGRDLVTVRPIEAEVGILSRTHGSALFTRGETQALVIATLGTREDEQYVDSLTGMYKEDFMLHYNFFPFSVGETGRISSPSRREIGHGKLAWRSIHPILPKTDQFPYTLRVVSEITESNGSSSMATVCGASLALMDAGVPILRPVAGIAMGLIKEGDKFSILSDILGDEDHLGDMDFKVAGTELGITSLQMDIKITGISKEIIEIALEQARKGRIHILDKMSQVISESRLQLGEFAPRIEIMNIPVDKIREVIGSGGKVIREIVEKTGAKINIEDDGTIKIASSSFKEIEAAKKMIHSIVDEPELGKVYEGIVVKTADFGAFVKFFGSRDGLVHISQLAAERVSKTNDVVKEGHKVWVKFLGFDERGKVRLSMKSVDQRTGKEF from the coding sequence ATGTTCGATATTAATACAGTTGAGATTGAGTGGGCAGGCCGTTTGCTCAAACTAGAAACAGGTAGAATTGCTCGCCAAGCTGATGGTTCTGTATTAGCAACTTATGGTCAAACAGTTGTTTTAGCTACTGTTGTTTCAGCAAAAGATAATAAATCATATCAAGATTTTTTTCCTTTAACTGTTAATTATCAAGAAAAAACTTATGCTGTTGGTAAAATACCTGGTGGTTATTTAAAACGTGAATCTCGTCCTACTGAAACTGAAACGCTAGTTTCGCGTTTAATTGATCGTTCTATAAGACCGCTTTTCGTTGAGAGTTATAAAAATGATACTCAAGTCATTGTTAATGTGATACAGCATGATTTAGAAAATGATCCACATGTTGTAGGTGTAATAGCTGCTTCTGCAGCCTTAACGTTATCAGGTGTGCCATTTATTGGGCCTCTTGCTGGTGCCCGGGTTATTTATTTAAATGGTGAATATATATTAAATCCGCATTTAGATGAAATAGAAAAAGGGTGTCTTGACTTGTTCGTTGCGGGTACACATGATGCTATTATCATGGTTGAATCAGAGGCAAAAGAGCTTTCAGAAAATGTGATGCTTGATGCTATTATGTTTGGTTATCGAAGTTTTCAGCCTGTTATTGATGCTATTATCAAGCTTGCTGAAGTTTCTGCTAAAGAACCACGTGTGTTGCTTGATGTAAAAAGCTGCTTAGAATTAGAGCATGAAATGCTTGAATATGTCGAAAATGATTTACGAAATGCTTATAAAATTACTGAAAAAAATGCACGTTATGAGGCAATTGAGGCTATTAAAGATAAGGTAAATTCTAAATTCTTTGTTGAAAACTCTGAAGAGTTGCCTTGGAGTTGTGAAGAGATCGCGTCTGTTTTTAAAAAAATACAGTCTAAGATAGTTAGAGGAAATATAATTAATGAAAATATTCGAATTGATGGTCGTGATCTTGTAACTGTTCGTCCAATTGAGGCAGAAGTAGGAATTTTATCGCGTACGCATGGTTCAGCGTTATTTACTCGAGGAGAAACTCAGGCATTAGTAATTGCAACTCTTGGAACAAGGGAAGATGAACAATATGTTGATTCTTTGACAGGCATGTATAAAGAAGATTTTATGTTGCATTATAATTTTTTCCCATTTTCTGTAGGAGAAACAGGTCGTATTAGTTCTCCCAGTCGTAGAGAGATTGGGCATGGAAAGTTAGCTTGGCGTTCTATTCATCCAATTTTGCCAAAAACAGATCAATTTCCGTATACCTTACGAGTAGTTTCCGAAATTACAGAATCTAATGGTTCCTCTTCAATGGCGACTGTATGTGGGGCTTCGTTAGCTCTTATGGATGCTGGTGTTCCTATATTGAGACCAGTTGCAGGTATTGCTATGGGTCTTATAAAAGAGGGAGATAAGTTCTCTATTTTATCTGATATACTTGGTGATGAAGATCATTTGGGTGATATGGATTTTAAGGTAGCAGGGACAGAGCTTGGTATAACGTCACTTCAGATGGATATAAAGATAACAGGAATCTCAAAAGAAATTATAGAAATTGCCTTGGAGCAAGCAAGAAAGGGTCGTATCCACATCCTTGATAAGATGTCTCAGGTTATATCTGAGAGTCGTTTGCAGCTTGGGGAGTTTGCTCCTCGTATTGAAATTATGAATATACCGGTTGATAAGATCCGAGAGGTTATTGGTTCTGGCGGAAAAGTCATTCGAGAAATTGTTGAAAAAACCGGAGCAAAAATTAATATTGAAGATGATGGTACTATAAAGATAGCATCATCTTCTTTTAAAGAGATTGAAGCCGCTAAAAAAATGATACATTCTATTGTAGATGAACCAGAACTTGGTAAAGTTTATGAAGGTATAGTTGTAAAAACTGCAGATTTTGGTGCTTTTGTGAAGTTTTTTGGTTCGCGTGATGGATTAGTACATATATCTCAGCTTGCAGCTGAAAGAGTTTCTAAAACAAATGATGTAGTTAAAGAAGGTCATAAGGTTTGGGTTAAATTTTTAGGTTTTGATGAACGTGGTAAAGTAAGATTGTCAATGAAATCTGTTGATCAAAGAACAGGGAAAGAATTTTAA
- the pyrH gene encoding UMP kinase: protein MFKPLYKRVLLKLSGESLVGSNGFGVDILAVERVCLDVIEVHSMGVEVGIVVGGGNIFRGLSVASDNFDRVAADTMGMLSTIINALALAASFRKLNIKTVVFSSIFIPQVCEVFSQNAALSYLSQGFIVIFSGGTGNPFLTTDTAAALRAAEIKADAILKGTQVDGVYSCDPKQDVSAIRFDNLTYDQVIEKKLKIMDLVSIVMARDNDIPIVVFSIHDLGGFSKVLKGVGRMTIVSRE, encoded by the coding sequence TTGTTTAAACCTCTTTACAAGCGTGTTCTTTTAAAGCTTTCTGGTGAGTCTCTTGTTGGTAGTAATGGATTTGGCGTTGATATTTTAGCTGTTGAGCGTGTTTGTCTAGATGTTATTGAAGTGCATTCAATGGGAGTTGAGGTTGGTATTGTTGTTGGGGGTGGTAATATATTTAGAGGATTGTCTGTAGCATCTGATAATTTTGATCGTGTTGCTGCTGATACTATGGGAATGCTGTCTACTATTATTAATGCGCTAGCATTAGCTGCATCTTTCCGCAAGTTAAATATAAAAACTGTAGTTTTTTCTTCTATATTTATTCCTCAGGTTTGTGAAGTTTTTTCTCAAAATGCTGCTCTTTCATATCTTTCTCAAGGATTTATTGTAATATTTTCTGGAGGTACAGGAAATCCCTTTTTAACAACTGATACAGCTGCTGCTTTGCGGGCAGCTGAAATTAAGGCAGATGCAATATTAAAGGGAACTCAGGTTGATGGCGTTTATTCTTGTGATCCGAAGCAAGATGTATCTGCGATCCGATTTGATAATCTAACATATGATCAAGTAATTGAAAAAAAATTAAAGATTATGGACTTGGTTTCGATTGTTATGGCTCGTGACAATGACATTCCTATTGTTGTTTTTTCTATTCATGATCTTGGGGGATTTTCTAAGGTTTTAAAAGGTGTTGGGCGCATGACCATTGTGTCTAGGGAATAA
- the dapD gene encoding 2,3,4,5-tetrahydropyridine-2,6-dicarboxylate N-succinyltransferase: MNLGDVLSLEKIINNSFEEINFINSSTRGEIYDAVETTLNLLDSGKLRVASRNQLGQWSVHQWLKKAILLAILLAFRLKPTEVITGSSGNTLGWDKISLKFNNWEKNDFEKCNIRVVPGAIVRHAAYVAPNVVLMPSFINLGAYIDEGTMIDTWATIGSCAQIGRNVHISGGVGIGGVLEPLQMEPTIIEDNCFIGARSEVVEGCIVREGSVLGMGVFIGKSTKIINRCTGEVTYNEIPPYSVVVPGIQPSKQSKNESIEPSLYCAVIIKNVDAKTRSKTSINQLLRD; the protein is encoded by the coding sequence ATGAACCTAGGTGATGTATTATCACTTGAAAAAATTATCAATAATAGCTTCGAAGAAATTAATTTTATAAATTCTTCAACAAGAGGAGAAATATACGATGCGGTGGAAACAACATTAAATCTTCTTGACAGTGGAAAGCTTCGTGTTGCTTCACGCAATCAACTCGGTCAGTGGTCTGTCCATCAATGGCTTAAGAAAGCTATCCTGCTAGCTATCCTGCTAGCATTTCGCCTTAAACCCACAGAAGTTATTACGGGTAGTTCTGGCAATACTCTAGGATGGGATAAAATATCCTTAAAGTTTAATAACTGGGAGAAAAATGACTTTGAGAAATGTAATATCAGAGTTGTCCCTGGTGCTATTGTACGCCATGCTGCCTATGTTGCACCTAATGTTGTTTTAATGCCATCTTTTATTAATCTCGGAGCTTACATTGATGAAGGAACCATGATTGATACTTGGGCCACTATTGGATCTTGTGCACAAATTGGTCGCAACGTTCATATTTCTGGTGGCGTTGGCATTGGTGGAGTACTTGAGCCATTACAAATGGAACCAACTATTATAGAAGATAATTGTTTCATTGGCGCACGCTCTGAAGTCGTAGAAGGATGTATAGTCCGCGAAGGATCCGTTCTTGGTATGGGGGTTTTTATTGGAAAATCAACTAAAATTATAAATCGCTGTACTGGTGAAGTCACTTACAACGAAATTCCTCCCTATTCTGTAGTGGTTCCAGGAATTCAACCGAGCAAACAATCAAAAAACGAAAGTATAGAACCAAGTCTCTATTGTGCAGTAATCATTAAAAATGTAGATGCAAAAACTCGTTCAAAAACAAGTATAAATCAACTTCTACGGGATTAA
- the tsf gene encoding translation elongation factor Ts, producing the protein MGSVSTEKIKLLRNQTGAGMMDCKKALSETGGDIPLSVNWLRAKGLSRAGKKSHRETTEGLVGVALGDSRASIIEMNSETDYVARNDKFQDLVLRVASVALSTDGSVENIISATCDDLGVSVEEEIRSNIATIGENIILRRSAILSVDEGVVVSYVHGAVAECLGKRAVLVALKSSGDKDVLRAIGVKVAMHVAACSPLAIHSQDIDPAIINNEREIFIEEAQKSSNSSKELILKIVEGKLQKFLRESSLLSQKFVMDSDITVSDFLKKSEESIGAHVDVVGMVYFVLGEGLSNI; encoded by the coding sequence ATGGGTAGTGTAAGTACAGAAAAGATAAAGTTACTTCGTAATCAAACTGGTGCAGGTATGATGGACTGTAAAAAGGCTCTCTCCGAGACAGGTGGAGATATTCCTTTGTCGGTTAATTGGTTACGTGCAAAGGGGCTTTCTAGGGCAGGTAAAAAATCTCATCGAGAAACAACAGAAGGTCTTGTAGGTGTTGCTCTTGGTGATTCCAGGGCATCTATTATAGAAATGAATTCTGAAACAGACTATGTTGCTCGGAATGATAAATTTCAGGACCTTGTTCTTAGGGTTGCTTCTGTGGCTCTTTCTACTGATGGTTCTGTTGAGAATATTATTTCAGCTACTTGCGATGATCTTGGTGTTTCTGTGGAAGAGGAAATCAGGTCTAACATAGCAACGATAGGGGAAAATATTATTTTGCGTCGTTCAGCTATTCTTTCTGTTGATGAGGGTGTTGTAGTTTCTTATGTTCATGGAGCTGTTGCTGAATGTTTAGGAAAGAGAGCTGTTTTGGTGGCTTTAAAGTCTTCAGGAGATAAAGATGTCTTAAGAGCTATTGGTGTTAAGGTTGCAATGCATGTGGCGGCATGTTCTCCTTTGGCTATCCATTCTCAAGATATAGATCCTGCTATCATTAATAATGAGCGGGAGATTTTTATTGAAGAGGCTCAAAAATCTTCTAATTCTTCTAAAGAATTGATTTTAAAAATTGTAGAAGGTAAACTGCAGAAGTTTTTAAGGGAGTCATCTCTTTTGTCTCAAAAATTTGTTATGGATTCCGATATTACAGTGTCTGATTTTTTGAAAAAGTCTGAGGAATCTATTGGTGCGCATGTTGATGTTGTTGGTATGGTCTATTTTGTATTGGGTGAAGGACTTAGTAATATTTAA
- a CDS encoding phosphatidate cytidylyltransferase: MNIHELKLRIASGILIGLVFLFSAWCGGWIFRSVAVLVSVLIYSEWSSITCSSSEGSIKKIFGWCSIILISSMVFLGFLKVALLIFFLYFIAFFLLFVMKKVGFWYSLGIFYSEIFAITVIYLRGNGFEGFSFIIFIFSVVWATDVFAYFFGRFFGGPKLAKRFSPGKTWSGAIGGLLFGVMSGIVVSHFIFPGQFNRAIMLATTISIASQLGDLCESLIKRRFDVKQSGWLIPGHGGIMDRMDCLVFASLVVSVISFFE, from the coding sequence TTGAATATCCATGAATTGAAATTACGGATTGCTTCTGGAATTCTAATAGGTTTGGTTTTTTTGTTTTCTGCTTGGTGTGGTGGGTGGATATTTCGATCTGTTGCTGTTTTGGTAAGTGTTCTTATTTATTCTGAGTGGTCATCTATTACATGTTCATCCTCTGAAGGTTCAATCAAAAAAATATTTGGTTGGTGTTCTATTATTCTGATATCCAGTATGGTTTTTTTGGGCTTTCTAAAGGTTGCTTTGTTAATATTTTTTTTATATTTCATTGCATTTTTCTTACTGTTCGTTATGAAAAAAGTTGGTTTTTGGTATTCTTTGGGAATCTTTTATTCTGAAATTTTTGCAATTACGGTAATTTATCTTCGAGGTAATGGATTTGAGGGCTTTAGTTTTATAATATTTATATTTTCAGTTGTATGGGCTACTGATGTTTTCGCTTATTTTTTTGGTCGTTTTTTTGGTGGACCTAAGCTGGCAAAAAGATTTTCTCCGGGGAAGACATGGTCAGGAGCAATAGGGGGGTTGTTATTCGGTGTTATGAGCGGAATTGTAGTTTCACATTTTATTTTTCCTGGTCAGTTTAATAGAGCGATAATGTTGGCTACTACTATATCTATAGCATCTCAATTGGGTGATCTTTGCGAGTCTTTGATTAAGAGGCGTTTTGATGTAAAGCAGTCTGGTTGGCTTATCCCTGGGCATGGAGGGATAATGGATCGAATGGATTGTTTGGTGTTTGCTTCTTTAGTTGTTTCTGTTATTTCTTTTTTTGAATAG